A region of Pseudarthrobacter sp. NIBRBAC000502770 DNA encodes the following proteins:
- a CDS encoding DNA-3-methyladenine glycosylase — protein sequence MNHSTGAREHLRDFLSADARELAPQLLGALLTHESRDGSVSIRLTEVEAYMGPEDSLHPDPGSHTYRGPTPRNAPMFGPPGHLYVYFTYGMHHCTNIVCGPAGVASALLLRAGEVVDGLALARRRRPTSKTPADLASGPARLAKALGLTTADSGRDALAPPFRLELPSVPAGAVSSGPRVGVAGAGGTEEYAWRFWLTGDPTVSKYKAAKPRNRNTAGAPPGFHQR from the coding sequence ATGAACCACAGCACTGGGGCGCGGGAACACCTGCGGGATTTCCTGTCCGCAGACGCCCGCGAACTCGCACCGCAGCTGCTCGGAGCCCTGCTCACCCACGAGTCCCGCGACGGCTCTGTGTCCATCCGGCTTACGGAGGTGGAGGCCTACATGGGGCCGGAGGACTCCCTGCACCCGGACCCCGGATCGCACACCTACCGTGGCCCGACTCCGCGCAACGCCCCCATGTTTGGGCCGCCCGGGCACCTCTACGTCTATTTCACGTACGGGATGCACCACTGCACCAACATCGTCTGCGGTCCCGCCGGCGTCGCGTCCGCGCTGCTGCTGCGGGCGGGGGAGGTCGTGGACGGGCTGGCGCTGGCCCGGCGCCGCAGGCCGACGTCGAAAACTCCTGCGGACCTGGCCAGCGGGCCCGCCCGCCTTGCCAAGGCCTTGGGACTGACGACGGCGGACAGCGGCCGCGACGCGCTGGCTCCGCCGTTCCGGCTGGAACTTCCGTCCGTTCCCGCCGGCGCGGTCAGTTCCGGTCCCCGGGTAGGGGTGGCCGGAGCCGGAGGCACGGAAGAATACGCCTGGCGGTTCTGGCTCACCGGCGACCCCACCGTGTCAAAGTACAAGGCGGCAAAACCGAGGAACCGAAACACCGCCGGTGCGCCGCCCGGGTTTCACCAGCGTTAA
- a CDS encoding AAA family ATPase, with translation MHDAELAHEREYVAGLYARLEELREEKRGQLAQVRRAGAVGTMQNVSERDAFAALYEDRLAQLDAVDDRLVFGRLDLDSGEAQYIGRIGLTTEDLQRLMVDWRAPEAGHFYQATAFDRQGVRRRRHLILQGREVKAIEDDVLDAGMLTDDESLQGEGALLAALNSKRTGRMSDIVSTIQSEQDRIIRSSISGAVVVQGGPGTGKTAVALHRAAYLLYTHRDRLKSAGVLLVGPSSSFMKYIERVLPSLGETGVVMASLGRLMPGIHAVPETDAGVAAIKGRLDMATIVANAVSNRMRVPAQNRILEVDGRKLTLTPRQVRRARERARATGKPYNEARVTFVKILLRELTEQMTELVEAGNIGNNADRSYLAEDVRTARDVRIALNLCWMPMTPEKLISDLFSKPEILEFCTPHLTPAERALLQRPADAPWTESDVPLLDEAAELLGELDPAAGRGLAQQEHDRARDLANAKQTLVNMEAAGVDPLMSAEELAEQNREQEARQTAAERATSDRTWAFGHIVVDEAQELSPMQWRLLVRRCPLKSFTIVGDIAQTSSVAGANSWQGALAPMFGDRWQLEELTVNYRTPSQIAEAAVRMANAAGLVVSAPKAVREGRWDPIIDEVSAGAVVERLVEVLPEELAALDGGLLAVIADGDLLPQASAALREVYGRRIGSGAGSYEQDIVVISPREAKGLEFDGVVVLEPSVMLNHEHGKVGDLYVAMTRATQRLRLIASQPVPAGIAG, from the coding sequence ATGCACGACGCCGAATTGGCCCACGAACGGGAGTATGTAGCCGGCCTGTACGCCCGGCTGGAGGAACTCCGGGAGGAGAAGCGCGGCCAGCTGGCACAGGTCCGCCGCGCTGGAGCCGTGGGCACCATGCAGAACGTTTCGGAACGTGACGCGTTCGCCGCACTGTATGAGGACCGCCTGGCGCAGCTGGACGCGGTGGATGACAGGCTGGTCTTTGGCCGCCTGGACCTGGACTCCGGCGAAGCCCAGTACATCGGCCGCATCGGCCTCACCACCGAAGACCTCCAACGGCTCATGGTGGACTGGCGTGCCCCGGAGGCCGGGCACTTTTACCAGGCCACGGCCTTTGACCGGCAGGGCGTCCGCCGCCGGCGGCACCTGATCCTGCAGGGCCGTGAGGTCAAGGCCATCGAGGACGATGTCCTGGACGCCGGCATGCTCACGGACGACGAATCGCTCCAGGGCGAAGGTGCCCTGCTGGCTGCCCTGAACTCCAAGCGGACCGGCCGCATGTCGGATATCGTCAGCACCATCCAGTCGGAGCAGGACAGGATCATCCGCTCGTCCATCTCCGGCGCCGTCGTTGTCCAGGGTGGACCCGGCACAGGCAAGACCGCTGTGGCCCTGCACCGCGCCGCCTACCTGCTCTACACCCATCGTGACCGCCTCAAGAGTGCCGGCGTGCTGCTGGTGGGGCCATCGTCGTCGTTCATGAAATACATCGAACGGGTGCTGCCATCGCTGGGTGAGACCGGAGTGGTCATGGCCAGCCTTGGCCGCCTGATGCCCGGCATCCATGCCGTGCCCGAAACAGACGCCGGCGTCGCAGCCATCAAGGGGCGGCTGGACATGGCCACCATCGTGGCCAACGCCGTCTCCAACCGCATGCGCGTCCCCGCCCAGAACAGGATCCTCGAGGTGGACGGCCGCAAGCTGACCCTCACGCCCCGGCAAGTGCGCCGCGCGCGGGAACGCGCCCGCGCCACCGGAAAGCCTTACAACGAGGCCCGCGTGACGTTCGTTAAGATCCTGCTGCGCGAACTGACCGAGCAGATGACCGAGCTCGTCGAGGCCGGAAACATCGGCAACAACGCAGACCGTTCCTACCTCGCCGAGGACGTCCGGACCGCGCGCGACGTGCGGATCGCCCTGAACCTGTGCTGGATGCCCATGACGCCGGAGAAGTTGATCTCCGATCTCTTCAGCAAGCCGGAAATCCTGGAGTTCTGCACCCCGCACCTGACACCTGCCGAGCGGGCGCTGCTGCAGCGTCCGGCCGATGCGCCGTGGACAGAGTCCGACGTCCCGCTGCTGGATGAAGCCGCCGAACTGCTCGGGGAGCTGGACCCGGCGGCTGGCCGCGGGCTGGCCCAGCAGGAGCACGACCGGGCCCGGGACCTCGCCAACGCAAAGCAGACCCTGGTCAACATGGAGGCCGCCGGAGTTGATCCGTTGATGTCCGCGGAAGAACTGGCGGAGCAGAACCGGGAGCAGGAAGCCCGGCAGACGGCGGCCGAACGCGCAACGAGCGACCGCACGTGGGCCTTCGGACACATTGTGGTGGATGAAGCCCAGGAGCTTTCCCCCATGCAGTGGCGGCTTCTGGTACGCCGGTGCCCGCTGAAGTCCTTCACGATCGTGGGTGACATCGCGCAGACAAGTTCAGTGGCAGGCGCCAATTCCTGGCAGGGCGCGCTGGCCCCGATGTTCGGTGACCGCTGGCAGCTGGAGGAGCTGACCGTCAACTACCGCACCCCGTCCCAGATCGCCGAGGCTGCCGTGAGGATGGCCAACGCCGCCGGCCTGGTGGTTTCCGCGCCGAAGGCTGTCCGTGAGGGCCGCTGGGACCCCATTATCGACGAAGTGTCTGCCGGCGCGGTGGTGGAGCGGCTGGTGGAGGTCCTCCCCGAGGAGCTTGCGGCGCTCGACGGCGGCCTGCTCGCCGTGATTGCCGACGGTGACCTCCTGCCCCAGGCATCGGCAGCCCTGCGCGAGGTCTATGGGCGCAGGATTGGCAGCGGCGCCGGCAGCTACGAACAGGACATCGTGGTGATCAGCCCGCGCGAGGCCAAGGGCCTGGAGTTCGACGGCGTCGTGGTCCTGGAACCATCGGTCATGCTCAACCACGAGCACGGCAAGGTGGGGGACCTGTACGTGGCCATGACCCGGGCCACGCAGCGCCTGCGGCTGATTGCCTCGCAACCCGTGCCTGCCGGGATTGCCGGCTGA
- the tyrS gene encoding tyrosine--tRNA ligase gives MPELNNLEPQRNDPTFANIWQELKWRGLVHVSTDEAELEKLLANGPVTYYCGFDPTAPSLHLGNLVQLLVMRRLQLAGHRPLGLVGGSTGMIGDPRPTAERTLNTKDTVAEWVGYLQAQVQRFLSFDGDNAARMVNNLDWTAPLSAIDFLREVGKHFRVGTMLRKDAVASRLNSDEGISYTEFSYQILQGMDYLQLYRDYGCVLQTGGSDQWGNLTSGTELIRKVEGKSVHALGTPLITNSDGTKFGKSEGNAIWLDAGMCSPYAFYQFWLNTADADVVDRLKVFTFLTRAEIEKIAVSVAERPFAREGQRKLAFEVTSLVHGVDATEKVIAASAALFGNGDLAALDKATLQAATSELPSTTVQVDEMGIVDLLVASGLSESRSAARRTVGEGGAYVNNEKVSDPEAVIAESELLHGQYLLLRRGKKNLATVEVLVP, from the coding sequence GTGCCTGAACTGAACAACCTCGAACCGCAGCGCAACGACCCCACTTTCGCCAACATTTGGCAGGAACTGAAGTGGCGTGGGCTGGTCCATGTCTCCACCGACGAAGCGGAGCTCGAAAAGCTCCTCGCCAACGGGCCGGTCACGTACTATTGCGGCTTCGACCCCACCGCGCCAAGCCTCCACCTGGGTAACCTGGTCCAGCTCCTGGTCATGCGGCGGCTTCAGCTGGCAGGGCACAGGCCACTCGGCCTCGTGGGAGGCTCCACCGGCATGATCGGGGACCCGCGTCCGACGGCGGAACGCACCTTGAACACCAAGGACACGGTAGCGGAGTGGGTTGGCTACCTGCAGGCCCAGGTTCAGCGTTTCCTCAGCTTCGACGGGGACAACGCCGCCAGGATGGTGAACAACCTGGACTGGACGGCGCCGCTGAGCGCCATCGACTTCCTGCGTGAGGTGGGAAAGCATTTCCGCGTGGGCACCATGCTTCGCAAGGACGCCGTGGCATCCCGGCTGAACTCGGATGAAGGCATCAGCTACACCGAGTTCAGCTACCAGATCCTGCAGGGCATGGACTACCTGCAGCTCTACCGCGACTACGGCTGTGTACTGCAGACCGGCGGCTCGGACCAGTGGGGCAATCTCACCAGCGGTACGGAGCTGATCCGCAAGGTTGAGGGCAAGAGCGTCCATGCCCTGGGAACCCCGCTGATCACCAACTCTGACGGAACCAAGTTTGGCAAGAGCGAAGGCAACGCCATCTGGCTCGACGCCGGCATGTGCAGCCCCTATGCGTTCTACCAGTTCTGGCTCAACACCGCCGACGCGGACGTGGTGGACCGGCTCAAGGTGTTCACCTTCCTGACGCGCGCCGAGATCGAAAAGATCGCAGTGTCGGTGGCGGAGCGTCCGTTCGCCCGCGAAGGCCAGCGGAAGCTCGCCTTTGAGGTGACCTCCCTGGTTCACGGCGTTGACGCCACCGAAAAGGTCATCGCCGCTTCGGCTGCCCTTTTTGGGAACGGCGACTTGGCTGCGCTGGATAAGGCAACGCTGCAGGCTGCCACCTCCGAGCTTCCTTCCACCACAGTCCAGGTGGACGAAATGGGAATCGTGGACCTGCTGGTGGCCTCCGGCCTTTCCGAGAGCAGGTCCGCCGCGCGCCGGACCGTGGGCGAAGGGGGAGCTTATGTGAACAACGAAAAAGTCTCCGATCCTGAAGCCGTGATTGCGGAGTCGGAACTCCTGCATGGCCAGTACCTGCTCCTGCGCAGGGGCAAGAAGAACCTGGCAACCGTCGAGGTTCTTGTTCCCTGA